In one Candidatus Nomurabacteria bacterium genomic region, the following are encoded:
- the pgi gene encoding glucose-6-phosphate isomerase, whose amino-acid sequence MTMPHQNPSKTKAWQELVHHAERLQSTTIRTLHDEKPEVIEALKTKTPFGILDFHYQLIDEATLHSLEALTDQCQLNEAKKQLWSGAIVNETEQRPALHVALRTESCNPKVDGQPIQDLVHAVKTQMSDFVTMIHEGKTVGSTGKVFTDIIHLGIGGSDLGPRSIINALRFQHKHYLRFHSISNVDAHAFIEATRNLNPETTLVIIASKTFTTQETLLNAKLAKEWLTKTLSDISTHFVALTSDTKAAIDFGVPKNHIFGLWDWVGGRFSLWSSIGLPIALVYGFEVFKQLLDGAQQADLDFFDNESNAATILALMSIWNTQFLHKDTEAAIAYDERLSLFPNYLQQLRMESNGKSIDRDNKPVNYPTNPLLITGIGTDAQHAFFQQFHQGTTKTAFEFYAVSKPSHSFLEQHQVLLSNVAAQREALAYGDAQTEHAYQEVPGNHPSCLWMMNELTPKSLGYLYATQEHRTFVQGHLLNINNFDQFGVELGKRLAKNNQNKK is encoded by the coding sequence ATGACCATGCCACATCAAAATCCAAGCAAAACAAAAGCATGGCAAGAGCTCGTTCATCACGCAGAGCGCTTACAATCAACAACAATACGCACATTGCATGATGAGAAGCCAGAAGTCATTGAGGCATTAAAAACAAAAACACCGTTTGGCATACTAGATTTTCACTATCAACTTATTGATGAGGCAACCCTACATAGTCTTGAAGCATTAACAGACCAATGCCAATTGAACGAAGCAAAAAAACAATTATGGTCAGGTGCTATTGTGAACGAAACTGAGCAACGCCCTGCGCTACATGTCGCCTTGCGAACAGAATCATGTAATCCAAAGGTTGATGGACAACCTATCCAAGATCTTGTGCATGCCGTCAAAACACAAATGTCAGATTTTGTTACAATGATCCATGAAGGTAAAACTGTTGGTAGTACCGGTAAAGTCTTTACCGACATCATTCATTTAGGTATTGGTGGCTCGGATCTTGGTCCACGTTCAATTATTAATGCCTTACGTTTTCAACACAAGCACTATTTACGCTTTCATTCCATCTCAAACGTTGATGCGCACGCTTTTATAGAAGCAACTCGAAACCTTAATCCAGAAACGACACTCGTCATCATTGCATCGAAAACATTTACAACTCAAGAGACATTACTTAATGCGAAGCTCGCGAAAGAATGGCTCACAAAAACCCTTTCAGATATATCCACACATTTTGTTGCGCTTACTTCTGACACTAAGGCAGCGATAGACTTTGGTGTACCAAAGAATCACATTTTCGGCTTGTGGGACTGGGTGGGCGGGAGATTTTCTCTTTGGAGCTCTATAGGCCTACCTATTGCACTCGTTTATGGATTTGAGGTATTTAAACAATTACTAGATGGCGCTCAACAAGCAGATCTTGATTTCTTTGATAACGAAAGTAATGCCGCAACAATACTTGCACTCATGAGTATTTGGAATACACAATTTTTACACAAAGATACTGAGGCTGCGATCGCCTATGACGAACGCTTATCGCTTTTTCCAAATTACCTTCAACAATTGCGCATGGAAAGCAATGGCAAATCCATTGATCGTGACAATAAACCTGTGAACTACCCAACCAATCCCCTTTTAATCACTGGCATTGGCACAGATGCGCAACACGCCTTTTTTCAACAGTTTCACCAAGGTACAACGAAAACAGCTTTTGAGTTTTACGCTGTTTCAAAACCTTCGCATTCGTTTCTCGAACAGCATCAAGTGCTTTTATCAAATGTAGCAGCTCAACGCGAAGCGCTGGCCTATGGTGATGCGCAAACGGAACATGCCTACCAAGAAGTGCCTGGCAACCACCCTTCTTGTCTCTGGATGATGAATGAATTAACACCAAAGTCTTTGGGGTATCTTTATGCTACACAAGAGCACCGTACCTTTGTGCAAGGACATTTATTAAATATAAATAACTTTGATCAATTTGGCGTAGAACTCGGTAAACGACTTGCAAAAAATAACCAAAATAAAAAATAG
- a CDS encoding ribonuclease HII, producing MARMQDSLYRARGFTAIAGTDEAGRGPWAGPVYAAAVILPDNVRLPGLDDSKKLSEKKREELFPLIQQHAIAWCIASASVEEIDTLNIREASFLAMKRSIKGLQTIPDLVLSDGFNIPNFDLPNEGIVKGDSKLRCIAAASILAKVARDHYMLEQDTLYPEYAFAKHKGYGTKIHQEALAKHGACPIHRKTFAPIKALNVQ from the coding sequence ATGGCACGCATGCAAGACAGTCTCTACCGAGCCCGAGGATTTACAGCGATAGCCGGCACTGATGAAGCGGGCCGAGGCCCTTGGGCAGGACCCGTTTATGCCGCTGCCGTTATCTTGCCGGACAATGTTCGCCTGCCAGGGCTGGATGATTCTAAAAAACTCAGCGAGAAAAAACGCGAAGAACTTTTTCCACTTATTCAGCAGCATGCGATTGCCTGGTGTATTGCCTCTGCAAGCGTTGAAGAAATAGACACCCTTAATATTCGCGAAGCTTCTTTTTTGGCAATGAAACGCTCTATCAAAGGACTGCAGACAATACCAGATCTCGTTCTTTCTGATGGATTTAACATTCCAAACTTTGACTTACCAAATGAAGGTATTGTTAAGGGTGATAGTAAGTTACGTTGTATTGCCGCTGCTTCTATTCTGGCAAAAGTGGCTCGTGACCATTATATGCTAGAGCAAGATACACTCTACCCAGAATATGCTTTTGCTAAACACAAAGGTTATGGCACAAAAATACATCAAGAAGCTCTTGCAAAACATGGAGCATGTCCTATACATCGCAAAACGTTTGCGCCAATAAAAGCTCTTAACGTACAATAG
- the ruvX gene encoding Holliday junction resolvase RuvX translates to MRLLGLDYGAARIGVALGDTESRIANPWQVIANTDEETVFATLSELLKREQAQGFVVGVPRLLSDTSIQTAQASEIRGFIMRMKERGWVVYEQDETWSTKTAANQQKERGQKGKRDDLAASVILQSYLDRF, encoded by the coding sequence ATGAGATTGCTTGGATTAGATTACGGCGCTGCCCGTATTGGCGTTGCTTTGGGTGATACCGAAAGTCGTATTGCAAACCCGTGGCAGGTGATTGCAAATACCGACGAAGAAACGGTTTTTGCTACATTATCAGAGTTACTTAAGCGAGAACAGGCGCAAGGTTTTGTCGTTGGCGTGCCGCGTTTGCTTTCGGATACATCCATTCAAACAGCACAAGCATCTGAGATCCGTGGGTTTATTATGAGAATGAAAGAAAGAGGCTGGGTCGTTTATGAGCAAGATGAAACATGGTCTACAAAGACAGCGGCCAATCAACAAAAAGAACGCGGTCAAAAAGGCAAGCGCGATGATTTGGCAGCTTCTGTTATCTTACAAAGTTATCTCGATCGTTTTTAG
- the recO gene encoding DNA repair protein RecO: MPSYLRETLFVLNVEPYREHDAWITAYGKTTGKIHAIARGVRKIGAKQIGHLEPLSFAEVMLAKGKAYDHIAVARALGPVLQSRRRLGSLVVLKAFAEAVDRLTQPGISDSAIYSFISEVVRTWEGIEQEPSYQRGQYALMAAILRLLDLLGIAPPMDECVLCRATLRDEAWMMPRQGSLACTSCIRAKRAEYSTAYQISGDTRRMLAWSANASYQQALSVRVPTRVLNEVCVVIHDCLHQAPMQGTFRGHEFLTVLS, translated from the coding sequence ATGCCGTCCTACTTACGTGAGACATTATTTGTCTTAAACGTTGAGCCTTATCGAGAACACGATGCTTGGATTACAGCTTACGGTAAAACAACGGGCAAAATTCATGCGATTGCACGCGGTGTGCGTAAAATTGGCGCGAAGCAAATCGGACACCTAGAGCCGCTTTCATTTGCTGAGGTAATGCTTGCAAAGGGTAAAGCATATGATCATATTGCTGTTGCTCGTGCTCTTGGACCTGTATTACAAAGTCGAAGAAGACTTGGTTCGCTGGTTGTGCTTAAGGCATTTGCAGAAGCTGTTGATCGATTAACGCAGCCGGGTATTTCTGATTCGGCGATCTATTCTTTCATTTCTGAAGTGGTGCGTACTTGGGAGGGGATTGAACAAGAACCTTCTTATCAACGCGGACAATATGCCCTCATGGCGGCAATTCTTCGTCTTTTGGATTTATTAGGTATCGCGCCACCAATGGATGAATGCGTGCTTTGTCGAGCGACATTACGCGATGAGGCTTGGATGATGCCGAGACAAGGTTCACTGGCGTGCACGAGCTGCATTAGAGCAAAAAGAGCAGAGTATTCAACCGCCTACCAAATTAGTGGTGATACTCGCCGTATGCTTGCTTGGAGTGCGAATGCATCCTATCAACAAGCTCTCTCTGTTCGTGTGCCAACAAGGGTATTAAATGAAGTCTGCGTGGTGATTCACGACTGTTTACATCAGGCTCCAATGCAAGGCACGTTTCGTGGTCATGAGTTTTTGACGGTTTTAAGTTGA
- the aspS gene encoding aspartate--tRNA ligase — protein MNRTMILSIADMVGQEVELYGWVDTRRDMGKISFIDLRDRSAIAQVVLVPAELDEASQAILKDLRSEFCLSVKGIVNARGANQVNPNMPTGTVEVLAKSITILNEAKTPPFALDNTAGINEEVRLKYRYLDLRSQRMLKNLVLRDQIIRFFRSYLHGEGFIEVETPCLTKGTPEGSREYLVPSRLHEGDFYVLPQSPQQFKQLLMVSGVEKYFQVARCFRDEDQRGDRQPEFTQLDMELSFVDREDVLNLVEKMMIELITAVSPEKNIITKPFPRISYADAMAKYGNDKPDMRVNKEDPNELAFCWVVDFPMFEDDGEGGVQAVHHPFTSPHPEDMALLDTEPTKARANAYDLVLNGYEVFGGSIRIYQRELQNKIFTLLGLDAETIESRFGHMLEAFEYGAPPHGGIAAGLDRLVMILANEPNIREVIAFPKTGDARDLLMGAPSTIEEKRLIEAHVQVRPSKK, from the coding sequence ATGAACAGGACGATGATTTTGTCGATTGCCGACATGGTGGGACAAGAAGTTGAGCTCTATGGCTGGGTAGATACACGCCGAGACATGGGAAAGATTTCGTTTATTGATTTGCGTGATCGTTCTGCGATCGCTCAGGTAGTTTTAGTACCAGCAGAATTAGACGAAGCCTCACAAGCAATTTTAAAAGATTTACGTTCTGAATTTTGTCTCTCGGTAAAAGGGATTGTTAATGCTCGTGGCGCAAATCAGGTAAATCCAAATATGCCAACAGGTACGGTTGAGGTATTGGCAAAATCTATCACGATTTTAAACGAAGCTAAGACACCACCATTTGCACTTGATAATACCGCAGGTATTAACGAAGAAGTTCGTTTGAAATACCGCTATCTAGATTTGCGTAGTCAGCGCATGTTGAAGAATCTTGTCTTACGTGATCAAATCATTCGTTTTTTCCGCAGCTATTTGCATGGCGAAGGCTTTATTGAAGTTGAAACACCATGTCTTACAAAAGGCACGCCCGAAGGATCTCGTGAGTATCTAGTACCTTCACGTTTGCATGAAGGAGATTTTTACGTTCTTCCACAATCACCACAGCAGTTTAAGCAATTACTTATGGTGTCAGGTGTCGAAAAGTATTTTCAAGTAGCACGCTGTTTCCGTGACGAGGATCAACGCGGTGATCGTCAACCAGAATTTACACAGCTCGATATGGAGCTTTCATTCGTTGACCGTGAAGATGTCTTGAACTTGGTAGAAAAGATGATGATCGAATTAATCACCGCTGTTTCTCCAGAAAAGAATATCATTACCAAACCATTTCCACGCATTTCTTATGCTGACGCCATGGCAAAATATGGCAATGATAAGCCGGACATGCGCGTGAACAAAGAAGATCCAAATGAATTAGCCTTTTGTTGGGTAGTAGATTTTCCGATGTTCGAAGATGATGGTGAAGGGGGTGTACAAGCTGTGCATCACCCATTTACGTCTCCACATCCAGAAGATATGGCTTTGCTTGATACTGAGCCAACAAAAGCAAGAGCAAATGCGTATGATCTTGTACTCAATGGCTATGAAGTCTTTGGGGGTTCTATTCGTATCTACCAACGTGAGTTACAAAATAAGATCTTTACCTTGCTTGGCCTTGATGCTGAAACCATTGAATCACGTTTTGGTCATATGCTCGAAGCGTTTGAATATGGCGCTCCTCCACACGGCGGCATAGCGGCAGGACTTGATCGTCTTGTAATGATTTTGGCCAACGAACCAAATATTCGCGAGGTAATCGCCTTTCCAAAAACAGGCGATGCACGTGATCTTCTCATGGGAGCTCCAAGCACTATTGAAGAAAAGCGCCTCATCGAAGCCCATGTGCAAGTTCGTCCTTCAAAAAAATAG
- a CDS encoding segregation/condensation protein A, producing the protein MSYAVTLDQFEGPLDLLLQLVESEKLTITEISLVKVTEPFVTYIRQNQGVIPPEELADFLVIAAKLLYLKSKMMLPDLHDPELEEGPDLASQLKLYKAFSEASLVLSQRWNESKTLFGRQFRAKKPAPAFLPPQQVDGDLLREYYLKALKRLEPVVKLPKAAIERVVTIEEKIATLKTRIHSMMRMSFQRFLADSHDRYEMVVSFLALLELIKQKEVTYEQSELFSEITLKAPTV; encoded by the coding sequence ATGAGTTACGCTGTTACCCTTGATCAATTCGAAGGTCCACTAGATCTCCTTTTGCAACTCGTCGAAAGCGAGAAGCTTACGATTACCGAGATTTCTCTCGTTAAGGTAACGGAACCCTTTGTTACGTATATCCGCCAAAACCAAGGAGTTATCCCTCCCGAAGAGTTGGCGGATTTTTTGGTGATTGCAGCAAAGTTACTCTATCTCAAATCAAAGATGATGTTGCCAGATCTTCATGACCCGGAGCTAGAAGAAGGCCCTGATTTGGCGTCGCAATTAAAACTCTATAAAGCGTTCTCCGAAGCGTCACTTGTATTGTCGCAACGCTGGAACGAATCTAAGACGCTTTTTGGTAGACAGTTTCGTGCAAAGAAACCAGCGCCGGCATTTCTTCCTCCTCAACAGGTTGATGGTGATCTTCTACGGGAGTACTATCTAAAAGCTCTTAAACGTCTTGAGCCTGTTGTGAAGCTTCCAAAAGCAGCAATCGAACGTGTCGTGACGATAGAAGAAAAAATCGCTACATTAAAAACACGTATACATTCGATGATGCGAATGAGTTTTCAGCGCTTTTTAGCTGATTCGCATGACCGTTATGAAATGGTTGTCTCGTTTCTTGCGCTATTAGAGCTCATCAAACAAAAAGAAGTTACGTATGAACAAAGTGAGCTCTTTTCTGAGATAACGCTTAAGGCACCAACCGTATAA
- a CDS encoding SMC-Scp complex subunit ScpB, with protein sequence MTVHALLEAALYAAGQSISIKKLAQVLSLDEDAIVQGLDILKKDLEEQERGLVLLVDDKQAELVTHPEAAETVRSLLDIESQGELSKASMEALAIIAYRGPMTRPELEQIRGIQSSTILRILSMRGLIDQTDEMRLGQPVYTVTADFFKHIGFTSAAELPDYEQLRNHTSVETVLKELEPLATQVPLQSSEPSTP encoded by the coding sequence ATGACCGTACACGCCCTCCTCGAAGCAGCGCTCTATGCCGCTGGACAAAGTATCAGTATAAAAAAACTGGCACAGGTTTTATCTTTGGATGAAGACGCCATTGTTCAAGGGCTGGATATTTTAAAAAAAGATCTCGAAGAACAAGAAAGGGGATTGGTATTGCTTGTTGATGATAAACAGGCTGAGCTTGTTACACATCCTGAGGCTGCAGAAACAGTGCGATCATTGTTAGACATCGAATCCCAAGGGGAGTTATCAAAAGCCTCAATGGAGGCGCTCGCCATCATTGCCTATCGCGGCCCTATGACAAGACCAGAGCTTGAGCAGATCCGCGGTATTCAGTCTTCGACGATATTGCGTATCCTCTCGATGAGAGGTCTTATTGATCAAACGGACGAAATGCGTCTTGGTCAGCCTGTGTATACGGTAACTGCTGATTTCTTTAAGCATATCGGTTTTACGAGCGCAGCAGAATTGCCTGATTACGAACAATTACGCAATCATACGTCTGTTGAGACCGTACTAAAAGAACTTGAACCACTCGCGACACAAGTTCCACTTCAATCTTCTGAACCATCTACACCCTAA
- a CDS encoding D-alanyl-D-alanine carboxypeptidase, translating to MTAETLLFLVGSLAFSTVQTQAPETVTARLPIAKYVSVTANTPVKRRLESIGVDVTAKSAVVVDLASGEVLFSKDSDVAYPIASLSKLVSIVTLLDMKVDLDETITLKKSDAGYARSIFFEGETFTRRELIKAMLVGSSNEAANALARTSPGGYDAFIAQMRVKAREIGMRRGEFYDAAGLDPRNKATALDIALALKKAMSYPEVREAMSMQSVELKNTIGPKPYKLAATNLLLTSDLNKGDYKIIAAKTGTLPEAGYCFAQATKEGEKTIISVVLGSETHFSRFQDVKAMTYWTFGAYEWPKQTVKLY from the coding sequence ATGACGGCCGAAACTCTTCTTTTTCTCGTAGGATCCCTGGCGTTTTCTACTGTGCAAACACAGGCACCTGAAACGGTCACTGCACGTTTGCCTATAGCAAAATATGTTTCTGTAACGGCGAATACTCCGGTAAAGCGTCGTTTAGAGTCTATTGGTGTTGATGTAACAGCAAAGAGTGCTGTTGTCGTTGATCTCGCAAGCGGCGAAGTTCTTTTTTCAAAAGATTCTGATGTTGCTTATCCTATTGCGAGTTTATCAAAACTTGTATCTATCGTAACGCTATTGGATATGAAGGTTGACTTGGATGAAACGATCACGCTAAAAAAATCTGATGCTGGTTACGCTCGTTCGATATTTTTTGAAGGCGAGACGTTTACACGTAGAGAGCTGATTAAAGCGATGCTCGTAGGTTCTTCTAACGAAGCAGCGAATGCTTTAGCGAGGACCTCTCCCGGAGGATATGATGCCTTTATTGCGCAAATGCGTGTAAAAGCCCGTGAGATTGGTATGCGTCGCGGTGAGTTTTATGACGCGGCTGGATTAGATCCGCGCAATAAAGCTACAGCACTTGATATTGCCTTAGCCCTCAAAAAAGCGATGTCTTATCCCGAAGTAAGAGAGGCTATGTCAATGCAGTCAGTTGAGTTAAAAAACACTATAGGGCCAAAGCCCTATAAATTGGCAGCAACGAATCTTTTATTGACTTCGGACTTAAATAAAGGCGATTACAAAATCATCGCTGCAAAAACGGGCACCTTACCTGAGGCGGGATACTGTTTTGCGCAAGCAACAAAAGAAGGTGAAAAAACCATTATCTCCGTTGTCTTGGGTTCAGAAACGCACTTCTCACGATTTCAGGATGTGAAAGCCATGACATACTGGACATTTGGGGCATATGAATGGCCGAAGCAGACGGTGAAACTGTATTAA
- a CDS encoding cation:proton antiporter, with amino-acid sequence MDMFLQIALVLFIATGFSLLMQAIRQPLILGHILTGIVAGPMVLGFLHPEGPFELFAKLGITALLFIVGLSLSPKVVREVGASSVVAGLGQIFFTASVGFLLVLSFGWDPVSAIYIALALTFSSTIIVLKILQDKKDISSLYGRLATGTMLVQDIAATFMLVVMAAIGGGVAGNIGPALLLVIGKGLLLAVGLIFFSRVILPSMTKLFANSQEFLLLFSVAWGVGVAVIFKLMGFSVEVGALVAGVSLATSPYHYEISAKMKILRDFFLVLFFVTLGAGLSFTGISHLIIPAITLSAFVLFGNPIILFVFLRRLGYAAKPSFQTGLTMAQVSEFSLVVILLAQTMGHVGEDAVALVTVCALVTISISAYLMSFDEKIFNFLKPVLDRGTKKSSTQEPKSEEEHHEAILFGCHRLGEDFLPHIVEFDEYLVIDYDPNTIETLQKKGINARYGDAEDNEFIDDLNLQSAKLIVTTLPDVDSSMFLLSKLRKVNQKAIAIVMAHSATEAKLLYGKGASYVILPHFLGGNYASILLDKFGLSQSKFRLEKEKHLRHLEDRLKRSNKVMNNA; translated from the coding sequence ATGGACATGTTCCTTCAAATTGCGCTCGTGCTTTTTATTGCAACGGGTTTTTCGCTGCTCATGCAGGCTATCAGACAGCCTCTTATTTTAGGGCATATCCTAACGGGTATTGTTGCCGGTCCAATGGTCTTGGGTTTTTTGCATCCAGAAGGGCCCTTTGAGCTTTTTGCAAAGCTTGGTATCACGGCGCTTTTATTTATCGTTGGACTTTCACTGAGTCCAAAAGTAGTGCGCGAAGTTGGCGCCTCATCTGTTGTGGCGGGTCTTGGACAGATATTTTTTACAGCCAGCGTTGGGTTTTTATTGGTGCTATCTTTCGGCTGGGACCCGGTTTCTGCGATTTATATAGCACTCGCACTTACCTTTAGTAGTACAATTATCGTTTTAAAAATCCTTCAAGACAAAAAAGACATTAGTTCACTCTATGGGAGATTAGCCACTGGAACAATGCTTGTTCAGGACATCGCTGCTACTTTTATGCTTGTTGTAATGGCAGCGATTGGCGGAGGCGTAGCAGGAAATATTGGTCCTGCATTACTTCTTGTTATCGGTAAGGGATTGTTACTTGCGGTGGGTTTGATCTTTTTCTCTCGCGTCATCCTGCCATCAATGACAAAGCTCTTTGCTAATTCACAAGAGTTTTTATTGTTGTTCTCAGTTGCATGGGGCGTGGGTGTAGCAGTGATCTTTAAGTTGATGGGTTTTTCGGTAGAAGTTGGTGCGCTTGTTGCCGGCGTATCACTAGCAACATCGCCATATCATTACGAAATTAGTGCAAAAATGAAGATCCTTCGAGATTTTTTTCTCGTACTCTTTTTTGTCACGCTTGGCGCAGGTCTATCGTTTACAGGAATCTCACATCTCATCATCCCAGCGATAACATTGTCTGCCTTCGTGCTCTTCGGAAATCCAATTATCTTATTTGTCTTCTTGCGTAGACTTGGGTATGCTGCTAAACCATCTTTTCAAACAGGTCTTACCATGGCACAGGTCAGTGAGTTTTCTTTAGTGGTTATATTGCTTGCTCAAACCATGGGTCATGTTGGCGAAGATGCCGTCGCATTAGTAACCGTATGTGCGTTAGTTACTATTTCGATTTCTGCTTATTTGATGTCATTTGATGAGAAAATATTTAACTTCTTAAAGCCCGTTCTTGATCGTGGAACCAAAAAAAGCTCTACCCAAGAACCAAAATCAGAAGAAGAACATCATGAAGCGATTTTATTTGGCTGTCATAGACTTGGTGAAGATTTCTTGCCGCATATTGTTGAATTTGATGAATATCTCGTCATTGATTATGACCCAAACACTATTGAGACCCTACAAAAGAAGGGGATTAATGCAAGGTATGGTGATGCAGAAGATAACGAATTTATCGATGATCTTAATCTTCAGAGCGCTAAACTCATTGTAACCACGTTACCTGATGTTGATTCTTCAATGTTTTTATTATCAAAATTGCGAAAAGTAAATCAAAAAGCTATTGCAATTGTCATGGCGCATTCAGCTACCGAGGCAAAGCTCCTATATGGTAAAGGAGCGAGTTACGTTATATTGCCGCACTTCTTAGGTGGTAATTATGCCTCTATTTTGCTTGATAAATTTGGACTTAGTCAGTCTAAGTTTAGACTTGAAAAAGAAAAGCATTTGAGACATCTTGAGGATCGTTTAAAACGTTCAAATAAAGTGATGAACAATGCATAA
- a CDS encoding ParA family protein: MARIISIVNQKGGVGKTTTAISVGAYLAEMGKFVLIVDLDPQANATSGIGIDHRNIERGVYEAVLGEVKMKEIVQPTAHVGLHMAPATTALAGLNVELVQMEQREFVLRNSLLEIRNDYDFILIDCPPTLGLLTLNGIVAGDEVLIPVQAEYYALEGLGQLLETVQLVKQHIRPELEILGAVITMYDPRTKLSDDVLHELYKYFPNNIFRSVIPRNVRLAEAPSFGRTIVHFDASSKGAKAYERLAQEIIERENTSLALRPV; encoded by the coding sequence ATGGCGCGTATTATTTCTATCGTAAATCAAAAAGGAGGGGTCGGTAAAACGACTACGGCTATTAGTGTCGGTGCCTATTTAGCAGAGATGGGCAAGTTTGTTTTAATTGTTGATTTAGACCCACAAGCAAATGCAACAAGTGGTATCGGTATTGATCATCGCAATATTGAACGTGGTGTCTATGAAGCGGTTTTAGGTGAGGTAAAGATGAAGGAGATTGTCCAACCAACGGCACATGTAGGTCTGCATATGGCACCTGCAACAACGGCACTAGCAGGTCTTAATGTGGAGCTTGTTCAAATGGAACAACGTGAGTTTGTATTACGTAACTCATTGCTTGAGATTCGTAATGATTATGATTTCATCTTGATTGACTGCCCTCCAACGCTTGGCTTGCTAACGCTTAATGGCATTGTCGCAGGAGACGAGGTCCTAATTCCGGTTCAAGCCGAGTATTATGCCCTTGAAGGTCTTGGACAGCTACTAGAGACGGTTCAGCTTGTTAAGCAGCATATACGCCCTGAATTAGAAATCTTAGGCGCTGTTATTACGATGTATGATCCTCGTACAAAGCTTTCAGATGATGTTTTGCACGAATTGTATAAATATTTTCCAAACAATATCTTTCGTTCGGTAATCCCTCGCAATGTTCGGCTAGCAGAAGCGCCGTCTTTTGGACGTACCATTGTGCATTTTGATGCGAGCTCTAAAGGAGCAAAAGCTTATGAACGCCTCGCTCAAGAAATTATCGAAAGAGAAAATACTTCACTCGCATTACGCCCAGTATGA
- a CDS encoding ParB/RepB/Spo0J family partition protein — protein MILQKQSGLGRGLGAIIPQKSSHQPGTDAPVAPSAQSVSPASANLPDDIRTYVLELPIASIERNPHQPRRHFDHGELEELISSIKEHGVMQPVVVTELGDGKYQLIAGERRLRASTIAGLQTIPAISREATEIQKLELAIIENVQRSDLNAVEEAHAYQRLIDDFGMTQEEVGKKMGKSRPQIANTVRLLQLPAEIQQAIVDKKISQSNARTLLSLPTDAERMKLFQTIVHGHVTVREAEEEVQKTRHPRAFDANASAAEDTLRKAYGVKVSIKRQATGKGELKFTFTNDEEFEALLDKLKR, from the coding sequence ATGATCTTACAAAAACAATCCGGCCTCGGTAGAGGCCTCGGGGCAATTATCCCGCAAAAATCATCGCATCAACCAGGTACAGATGCGCCTGTAGCCCCTTCGGCACAGTCCGTGTCACCAGCCTCGGCAAATCTCCCGGATGATATTCGTACCTATGTACTAGAGCTTCCTATTGCTTCGATTGAGCGCAATCCGCATCAACCGCGAAGACATTTTGACCATGGAGAGTTAGAGGAGCTTATTTCTAGTATTAAGGAGCATGGCGTCATGCAGCCTGTGGTTGTAACGGAGCTAGGGGATGGTAAATATCAGCTCATTGCCGGTGAAAGACGTTTAAGAGCTTCTACCATTGCTGGGTTGCAGACGATCCCTGCTATTTCACGAGAAGCAACGGAGATTCAAAAGCTTGAGCTTGCTATTATCGAAAACGTTCAACGCTCTGATCTTAATGCCGTTGAAGAGGCTCATGCCTATCAGAGGCTGATTGATGATTTTGGGATGACGCAAGAAGAGGTTGGTAAAAAGATGGGTAAAAGCCGTCCACAAATTGCAAATACGGTGCGCTTGCTTCAATTACCTGCTGAGATTCAACAAGCGATCGTTGATAAAAAAATTAGTCAATCAAATGCTCGTACACTGCTATCGCTCCCGACCGATGCTGAGAGAATGAAGCTTTTCCAGACGATCGTTCACGGGCATGTTACAGTACGCGAAGCAGAAGAAGAGGTACAAAAAACACGTCATCCCCGCGCCTTTGATGCAAATGCCTCTGCTGCCGAAGACACGCTTCGCAAGGCATATGGTGTAAAAGTATCAATCAAGAGACAGGCAACGGGCAAAGGTGAACTGAAGTTTACGTTTACCAATGACGAAGAATTTGAAGCACTCCTAGATAAGCTAAAACGATAA